A genomic region of Gossypium hirsutum isolate 1008001.06 chromosome D01, Gossypium_hirsutum_v2.1, whole genome shotgun sequence contains the following coding sequences:
- the LOC107891545 gene encoding probable envelope ADP,ATP carrier protein, chloroplastic, protein MRKNKPILRFETIPGLTLFDTTKRDDFLHRNTRLTYHLDNGSGSARKFACISMADKREQRRDFAPTLTQLLNHPLAALAYVPRDVAIFAAGAVAGAVAKTVTAPLDRVKLLMQTQGVRVGQESAKKSIGLIEALVSIGKDDGIKGYWKGNLPQVIRVVPYSAVQLFAYETYKKLFTGKDGELSVLERLAAGACAGMTSTFITYPLDVLRLRLAVEPGYRKMSEVALTMLREEGFGSFYYGLVPSLIGIAPYIAVNFCIFDLVKKALPEKYRQKTQASLLTAVVSAAAATLTCYPLDTVRRQMQMRGTPYKSVMDAIPGIIERDGVGGLYRGFVPNALKNLPNSSIRLTTFDIVKRLIAASEKQFEKMVDENRQKAKQETDVEQSC, encoded by the exons ATGAGAAAAAACAAACCAATTTTACGCTTCGAAACCATACCAGGCCTTACCCTTTTCGACACAACGAAGCGCGATGACTTTCTTCATCGAAACACCCGCCTCACTTACCATCTCGATAATGGCAGTGGCAGTGCTCGTAAATTCGCTTGTATTTCGATGGCAGACAAGAGAGAACAACGACGAGATTTCGCGCCAACTCTAACTCAGCTCCTCAACCATCCTTTGGCTGCTTTAGCTTACGTACCTAGAGACGTTGCCATTTTCGCAGCCGGCGCCGTCGCTGGTGCCGTCGCTAAAACCGTCACGGCTCCGCTTGACCGCGTCAAGCTTCTTATGCAG ACACAAGGTGTTAGAGTTGGGCAAGAGAGTGCAAAAAAATCTATTGGTCTTATTGAG GCGCTTGTATCGATTGGGAAGGATGATGGAATTAAAGGGTACTGGAAGGGCAATCTTCCTCAG GTGATAAGAGTTGTACCTTACAGTGCAGTCCAGCTCTTTGCTTATGAAACTTATAAG AAACTTTTCACGGGAAAAGATGGCGAGCTATCTGTTCTCGAAAGACTTGCTGCCGGAGCTTGTGCTGGCATGACATCTACATTT ATTACATATCCATTAGATGTCCTGAGACTACGTTTGGCTGTCGAACCTGGGTATCGGAAAATGTCTGAG GTTGCATTGACCATGTTGCGAGAGGAAGGTTTTGGATCCTTTTATTATGGTCTTGTACCTTCTCTAATTGGCATAGCTCCATATATAGCTGTGAACTTTTGCATATTTGACCT TGTAAAGAAAGCTTTGCCTGAAAAATATCGCCAAAAGACTCAAGCATCTCTACTGACAGCTGTAGTGTCAGCTGCTGCAGCTACCTTAACCTGCTATCCTTTAGACACAGTGAGAAGACAAATGCAAATGAGAGGTACACCATACAAATCAGTCATGGATGCCATTCCAG GTATTATCGAACGCGATGGAGTGGGTGGCTTGTATAGGGGTTTTGTTCCGAATGCATTGAAAAACCTTCCAAATAGCAG CATTAGGCTTACCACCTTTGACATTGTCAAACGTCTAATTGCGGCTAGTGAGAAACAATTTGAGAAAATGGTGGATGAAAATCGCCAGAAAGCAAAGCAGGAAACAGATGTTGAGCAATCATGCTGA
- the LOC107891548 gene encoding high mobility group B protein 1 yields MTGARSKAAKKNTGEALKPADDRKIGKRKAAVDKSTIRRAKKEKRAKKDPNKPKRPPSAFFVFLEEFRGTFKKENPNVKAVSAVGKAAGEMWKSMSEEEKAPYEVKSGERKVEYEKQMKAYNKKQESSANGTGDDHQGEEDEEDEASEEKGQHLKHEDDDEEEEDDEEEEED; encoded by the exons ATGACGGGAGCTAGAAGCAAGGCTGCCAAGAAGAACACGGGCGAAGCCTTGAAGCCTGCTGATGATAG AAAGATTGGGAAACGAAAGGCAGCCGTGGATAAAAGTACCATACGAAGAGCCAAGAAGGAAAAAAGGGCTAAGAAAGATCCAAACAAACCAAAGAGGCCTCCTAGTGCGTTCTTTGTGTTTCT TGAGGAATTTAGGGGTACTTTCAAGAAGGAAAATCCTAATGTGAAGGCTGTATCAGCT GTTGGTAAAGCTGCTGGAGAGATGTGGAAATCCATGTCCGAGGAA GAAAAAGCCCCTTATGAGGTCAAATCTGGAGAAAGGAAGGTTGAGTATGAAAAACAAATGAAAGCCTACAACAAAAAACAG GAAAGTTCTGCTAATGGCACCGGAGATGATCACCAGGGCGAGGAGGATGAAGAGGATGAGGCTAGTGAAGAg AAAGGACAACATCTGAAACACGAGGACGATGATGAGGAAGAAGAAGAcgatgaagaagaagaggaggatTGA
- the LOC107891546 gene encoding chlorophyll a-b binding protein CP29.1, chloroplastic: protein MAAITNAAATSSFMGTLFPDVYTSSGRFVARFGFGGKKAAPKKVSKRTPDRPLWYPGAVAPDWLDGSLVGDYGFDPFGLGKPAEYLQYDLDSLDQNLAKNSAGEIIGTRTEVADVKATPFQPYSEVFGLQRFRECELIHGRWAMLATLGALTVEWLTGVTWQDAGKVELVEGSSYLGQPLPFSMTTLIWIEVLVIGFIEFQRNAELDPEKRLYPGGKYFDPLGLAADPEKKATLQLAEIKHARLAMVAFLGFAVQAAATGKGPLNNWATHLSDPLHTTIIDTFTS from the exons ATGGCTGCCATCACAAACGCCGCTGCTACATCCTCCTTCATGGGGACACTCTTCCCCGACGTCTACACAAGTTCAGGGAGATTCGTCGCCAGGTTTGGCTTTGGCGGCAAAAAAGCAGCTCCCAAGAAAGTCTCGAAACGAACCCCAGACCGCCCTCTATGGTACCCAGGAGCAGTGGCGCCTGATTGGCTCGATGGAAGTTTGGTGGGTGATTACGGGTTCGACCCGTTCGGGTTAGGGAAACCGGCGGAGTACTTGCAATATGATTTGGATTCTTTGGACCAGAACCTGGCTAAGAATTCGGCTGGTGAGATAATTGGAACTAGGACCGAGGTTGCCGACGTGAAGGCGACGCCGTTTCAGCCTTACAGCGAGGTTTTTGGTCTACAGAGGTTTAGGGAGTGTGAGTTGATCCATGGACGGTGGGCCATGTTGGCTACGCTTGGTGCACTTACCGTTGAATGGCTCACTGGTGTTACATGGCAAGATGCTGGCAAG GTGGAGTTAGTTGAGGGTTCATCGTATCTCGGCCAACCCCTTCCCTTCTCGATGACAACATTGATTTGGATAGAAGTATTGGTGATCGGATTCATCGAGTTCCAAAGGAACGCCGAGCTTGACCCGGAGAAGAGGCTGTACCCCGGAGGAAAGTACTTTGATCCTCTCGGCCTAGCCGCCGACCCGGAGAAGAAAGCAACCCTACAATTGGCTGAGATCAAGCATGCTCGCCTTGCCATGGTTGCTTTCTTGGGGTTTGCTGTCCAAGCTGCTGCAACAGGCAAAGGCCCTCTCAACAATTGGGCTACTCACTTGAGTGACCCCCTTCATACTACCATTATTGACACTTTCACCTCTTAA
- the LOC107891547 gene encoding mitochondrial inner membrane protease subunit 2: MLADSRKENNNQSKLKPRDWCLPLLLPDCFSCSPDGSILARDSSVVGNVDMGTPSVLWNVAKKCFTVGVISLTVSDLFASIVPVRGASMSPTFNPKTNSLLDSLSDDRVLVEKLCLRKYKFSHGDVIVFCSPDNHKEKHIKRIVGLPGDWVGTIYDVVHIPEGHCWVEGDNSASSLDSRSFGPVPLGLVKGRVTHILWPPHRVSSIERKTSRNRVSPS, translated from the exons ATGCTTGCTGACAGCCGCAAGGAAAATAATAACCAAAGTAAGCTAAAACCCAGGGACTGGTGCTTGCCTTTACTATTACCTGACTGTTTCTCTTGCTCTCCGG ATGGTTCCATTTTAGCCCGGGATTCGTCTGTTGTTGGAAACGTGGACATGGGAACCCCTAGTGTTTTATGGAATGTTGCAAAGAAGTGTTTCACGGTTGGGGTTATCTCACTTACAGTTTCAGATCTATTTGCCAGTATTGTCCCAGTCCGGGGTGCCTCAATGTCTCCCACATTTAATCCTAAAACCAATTCCTTGCTTGATTCATTGAGTG ATGATCGTGTTCTGGTCGAGAAGTTGTGCCTTAGAAAGTACAAATTTTCACACGGTGACGTGATAGTTTTCTG CTCTCCGGATAATCACAAGGAGAAACATATAAAGAGAATTGTTGGCTTGCCAGGTGATTGGGTCGGGACTATTTACGACGTGGTGCATATTCCAGAAGGACATTGTTGGGTCGAGGGAGACAACTCAGCTTCCAGCTTAGACTCGAGGTCTTTTGGCCCT GTTCCTTTGGGTTTGGTTAAAGGAAGGGTCACCCATATTTTGTGGCCTCCACATCGAGTAAGCAGCATCGAGAGAAAAACTTCTCGAAACAGAGTTTCGCCCTCCTAA
- the LOC107891544 gene encoding putative serine/threonine-protein kinase: MNCRYLFDCFKGKHRQEQKQGQEFATANVRLFSYNSLRSATSDFHPSNRIGGGGYGVVYRGVLRDGTQVAIKTLSTESKQGSREFVTEIDMISNIQHPNLVELIGCCVDDNHRILVYEYLENNSLASVLLGSRSKYIALDWPKRAAICLGTASGIAFLHYEAVPRIVHRDIKASNILLDGDFHPKIGDFGLAKLFPDNVTHLSTRVAGTVGYLAPEYALLGQLTKKADVYSFGVLILEIVSGKSSTKAAFGVELMLLVEWTWKLKQEERLLDIVDPELTEYPEDEVLRFIKVALFCTQASAHQRPTMNQVVHMLSKDVHLNDKLLTEAGVYKGYRRTSSELTSSSLKTKGKQSMEPSSSTNIVSSHSITEMLPR, encoded by the exons ATGAATTGTAGGTATTTGTTTGATTGTTTCAAAGGAAAGCATCGCCAAGAACAGAAACAAGGTCAAG AGTTTGCCACTGCCAATGTAAGGCTCTTTTCATATAATTCATTGAGATCAGCAACATCAgattttcatccatcaaacagAATAGGTGGAGGTGGCTATGGAGTTGTTTATAGG GGAGTTTTGAGAGATGGCACTCAGGTAGCCATCAAGACACTGTCTACAGAGTCCAAACAAGGATCTCGCGAGTTTGTGACAGAGATCGATATGATATCGAACATTCAACATCCGAACCTTGTCGAACTAATCGGCTGTTGTGTTGACGACAATCATCGGATCTTGGTCTATGAATACCTAGAAAATAACAGCCTTGCTAGTGTTTTACTTG GTTCAAGAAGTAAATATATAGCTCTGGATTGGCCTAAAAGAGCAGCCATTTGCTTAGGTACAGCTTCTGGTATTGCATTTCTTCATTATGAAGCTGTACCTCGTATTGTCCACAGGGATATTAAAGCTAGTAATATACTTCTTGATGGGGATTTTCATCCTAAAATTGGTGATTTTGGGCTAGCCAAGCTTTTCCCAGACAATGTCACTCATCTAAGTACTCGAGTTGCTGGAACAGT TGGATATTTGGCCCCAGAATATGCCCTTTTGGGACAATTAACCAAGAAGGCAGATGTATACAGCTTTGGGGTTCTCATACTTGAAATAGTCAGTGGAAAAAGCAGTACTAAGGCTGCATTTGGAGTGGAATTGATGCTTCTTGTTGAATGG ACATGGAAACTCAAACAAGAAGAAAGGCTTTTAGACATTGTTGATCCAGAACTAACTGAATATCCAGAAGATGAAGTGCTACGGTTCATCAAGGTCGCCTTGTTTTGCACCCAAGCATCTGCACATCAAAGACCCACAATGAATCAAGTGGTGCATATGCTATCCAAAGACGTGCACCTCAACGATAAGCTGCTAACCGAGGCCGGTGTTTATAAAGGGTATCGCCGTACATCGTCGGAGTTAACATCGTCGTCTTTGAAGACTAAAGGCAAACAATCAATGGAACCTTCTTCTTCTACTAACATTGTTAGCTCTCATAGTATAACAGAAATGCTTCCTAGGTGA